From Sphingobacterium bambusae:
CCGCAGCCTAGTCGAAGAGCGATCGAATGTCTATCTCGACATCAAGAAACCTTACTTCATTAAAAATGGCAGCCAATTTATCCACTGGTCGCAACGCGATGGCTGGGGGCATTTCTACCTGTACAACAAAGATGGTAAGCTTGTGAAGCAACTGACAAAAGGCGAGTTTAACTGCAATGACGTTACCGGTTTTGATGCGGCTACACAGCAATTCACCTTTACCGCCAATGGCAAAGAACGTAATGAAGACCCTTACTACCTGCATCACTATGCTTTGCCGATTGCTGGTGGCGAGCCGAAGCTGTTGAACAAAGGCGATTTTGACAACCAAGTGGAGGTGAGCGAAAGCGGGAAATACTTTATCAACAACTCTTCCCGCGTAAACTCCGTTCCGCAATCCAACTTGTACAGCTCAAGCGGTCAACTGATTATGAAACTGGAAGAAGCTGATCTAGATTTACTATTCGCAGCAGGATACAAATTTCCGGAGCCTTTCAAAGTAAAAGCTGGCGACGGTATTACCGATCTTTATGGTGTAATGTACAAGCCCTTCGATTTTGACTCTACGCAGGTATATCCTATCGTAGAATATGTATACCCAGGGCCGCAGACGGAAGCCGTGAACAAAGCCTTCGGTCGCAGCATGGACCGTATAGATCGCCTTGCGCAGATGGGCTTTATCGTCATCACGGTAGGGAACCGCGGTGGACACCCCGACCGCTCAAAATGGTACCATACCTATGGCTATGGCAACCTGCGCGACTACGGTTTGGAAGATAAGAAAGTTGCTGCCGAGCAACTGGCCAACCGTTACGATTTCATCGATATCAATCGGGTAGGCATCACCGGACATTCCGGCGGCGGATTTATGTCTACCGCAGCGATGTTGGTGTATCCAGACTTTTTCAAAGTTGCCGTATCGGGAGCTGGAAACCATGAGAACAACATCTACAATCGCTGGTGGAGCGAGCGCCACCACGGTGTGGCCGAGAAAGTAAGCGCCAAAGGCGATACCACCTTCTCCTATCAGATCGAAAAGAATACCGAACTGGCTAAAAACCTAAAAGGAAAGCTTCTTATAGCCACAGGCGATATCGATAACAATGTGCACCCAGCAAACTCCATCCGTATGGCCGAGGCGCTAATCAAAGCCAACAAACGTTTTGATTTTGTGCTGCTGCCCGGACAACGCCACGGCTTCGGCAACATGACGGAATATTTCTTCTGGAAAATGGCCGACTACTTCGCCGAGCACCTGCTGGGCGACTCCAACCGTGATCAAGTCGACATCACAGAAATAAACAAAGAGCAACCGCTCCGTAGATAATAGAAAAGGTTAGCAGCAAAACAAGCTGCTAACCTTTTTACTTTTTATCAACGGCTATCTTTCCCTAAGACAAGAAATTAAAGCGCCTATTGGAAATACAATTTTCTGCGCTACATTTGTTATTATCAACAATGTAAACTTAATCGTCATGAAAATTGTCAAATTTATCTTCAGCTTACTTTTCGGTTTGATGTTTATCAACGCCGGGCTCAGCAAGTTTTTCAACTATATGCCTATGCCCGAGCTTACGCCCGAGCAAATGGAAATATTCGCTGCTATGGAAAAACTAAAGTGGATTACACCTTTGGCGGGACTGGTAGAAATTATCGGCGGACTGTTGTTTATTTTCCCACGTACACGTGCGCTAGGTGCTATCGTCATCCTGCCGGTGATGGTGGGTATCGTGGTGCACAACTACACCTTCGAGCCGAGCGGCCTCGCCATCGCCCTTCCGCTATTACTGATAAACATATGGATGATTATCGATAACCGTGCAAAATTTCAGCACCTGCTCGACAAGAACTAGTTATAAAAAATGCCTCGTTTCAGGATTAATCCAAAACGAGGCATTTTTTACAGCTATATCTTAAATCGCTACTGCCATACGCACATAACCCAAGCCATTTCGTTCAAAGGGGATTCCCACTTGTCGCATACCTACGCGCTCGTAATAAGATACCGCCGATAGGCGCGCATGGCACCAAATCGATGCGATTTTCCATTCCTTGGCATACGCAAATACCCTGCGCAACAGCGCAGTTCCCACCCCTTTGCCTTGGTAGTCCGCCCGAACAGCAAACTTCCTAAACTGCAAACCGTCGCCCGCAGCGAATAGCGAAATCACACCAATCAGCTTATTATCGTGGTAGGCACCAAAATGAGTTGCCTCAAAATCCCCATCAATCATCACATCGGCAAGGGTGCCAGCCGGATACAGCACCACTTGGCGCAAACGCCAGGTGACGGCAGCAGTGACCTGCTCAATAACCAAATCTTCCATTACTTCCAATAGCTGCAATTATCGCTTGTAGCTATTAAAAAAGGCCAATACCTTCGACTGGTCGTAGCTTTCCCCGGCCTCCAAGGAACCACTATCGCGCACGGCAAGCACCTCGCCCTGCCCATTGAGCACAATAAAGAATGGATAGCCCAACGAGCCACCTTGCGGCGCGTAGCGTTTAAATACCGCTTCGTTTTTATTCTCTTTAGAATAGTTGAGGTGGTAATACAAAAAGTCGCTTTCCAAAAGGGCGCTGATCTTCGCATCGCTATGGATGTAGTTGTTAAAACGAAGGCACCAAATGCACCAATTACCACCAGCCTGAATGATCAACGTTTTGCCATCTTTCTTGGCAATCTGCAGTAAGCTATCAATATCTGCTTGCGCATTAGCCTCTGGGTGGTAAGGCTTCGCCAACTCCTGCGACTTGGCTACTGCCGCGGTTTGTGCCTCGGCCGCGCTCCATGCACAGGCAAAGAAAAGTATAAACAGACCTGTAATAAGCTTTTTCATATCCTATTTTTTTTAAACTAAGGTAGTAAAATTATCGATTCCTAAGACCTTCCTAGCTATCGCCAAAAGAGGGCATTAATTCTTTCTTGCCTTTTCTAGCTCTTTTACAAAGTCCTTTCCCCAGTAATGTATGTCGTAGTATTTCACTTGGTCGTACAGCCTTTTAATGCGTGCGGCGCGTTCATCCTCCGGCATCAGCAAGGCCTTCAGCAGACTCTCTTTCATACTCTTGGTATCATAAGGATTGGTCAAGATAGCGTAAGGCAGCTCCACGGAAGCTCCGGCAAATTCGGAGAGCACCAAAGCTCCATCGCCGCCGATAATACCTTGTGCCGCTACATATTCCTTGGCTACGAGGTTAAGTCCGTCGCGTAAGGGCGTAATCCAAGCGATGTCGCTACTGGCATACAGGCTTACCACCTCCTCAAAAGGCAAGGCACGATAGAAATACTGTATAGGCACCCAGTCCATCGTCGCAAAGCGGCCGTTAATCTCGCCTACCGCGCGGTTCACTTCATCCCGTATATCGTCGTAGATCTTCATGCCCTGCGAAGGCGGCGTACAGATATTGACCAGTTCCACTTTTCCGCGATACTCTGGATACTCTTCCAGAAACTCGCCAAACGCCTGTATTTTTTCCAACGGGCCTTTCACATAATCCAAGCGTTCTACCGAGAGAATGGTGCTCATTTCCTGCCCCGATTTTTTCACCAAAGCACGCTCTATCTTCTTGCGGATATCGCTCTTCTTCAAGATGCTCTCCACTTTCTCCATATTCACGCCCACGGGCTGCGCCCCCAGTCGTATCTGCCGCCCATCAATCTCGATGATCTTTGTCATCTGATCGACCCCTAGGGCACAGCTATAGGTCAGAAACTGCTTCGCCGCGTTAATTTTCTTGATCACCTTAAACGGTGTGTGGCTACGTAGCACATCGATAAAGTTTTCGACATAGCGCGGAATATGGAAACTGATAAAATCGCAGAGCAGCAAGCTGCCTATAATCTCTTTACGCCAAGGAATAATATTAAAGATATCCGCTGCCGGAAAAGAAGTATGGTGAAAGAAACCGATGCGCAAATCTGGGCGCAAGGCTTTTAGGTAAGCCGGTACCATCCATAGGTTGTATTCGTGTATCCATACCAAGGCATCCTGATCCGCCTCTTTGGCGATACGCTCCGCAAAAATACGGTTGATCTTCAGGTAATGCTCCCAATCGTCATGGTTGAATTTCGCCTTGTCGACAAAGGAAAAAATAGTTGGCCAAAAAGCCTCCTTGGAAAATACCCGGTAAAACTTGTCGATATCTTCTTTGGGAAGACTGATGGTCGAGGCCACCAAGTTGGGATACTTATCCTCATCGATCAACTCGTTAGGCACCTCGGGACGATCTTTATGTTGCACTTCCTCTCCAATCCATATACCCGATCGTCCCTTCTCGAAAAGACCAAGTAGCGAGGGAATAATACCATTCGGACTCTTTGGCGACACCCGAATCGACTTGCCGTTGACCAGCTCCTGCTCGAAGGGCAATCGATGGTAGACTACTACCAATTGGTTGGATCCTTTTTTTTGTTGTAGCATCTTGCGCTTGCGCATTTCCTCCGCATATTTTGTGAACGATGGAAAATGAGCGAAAGACTCCATAATGCCGCCAGCACCGGCTTCCGTCGCCTGATAGACCAATGCGTCGTTGGCCGTCTGCTCGATCAGGCCGGCCTCTGCTTGTCCCACAACCACGCCTTTATAGCCCGTGCGGTAAAGCGAAAGGTCATTTAAGGTATCTCCTGCTACCAGCACATCATCGGCATCCACATGCAAATGCTCCACCAAGGCCTTTAAGGTACTGCCCTTGTTGACGCCCCGTGGCAACAGGTCCAAGTACTTGTCTACCGAGGTAATCACATCACAGTCGAAGCTTTCCGCCACCTTATAAATGGCATCCAAATTGGCCTCTGCATCATAAAAAAAAGAGCAACGTCTTTGCTGGGGTACCTCTTGAAAGGTAACCGAAGCCACTTCCAGCACTTTCTCGCGAATGGCATAGGTGGATGGCCAGCGCGCTTCGATATCCGTTTGTATAGCGGCAACCGGCTCCAGCGTCAACCCATTGACCACCGTGGCGCCCACATCGGCAATAATATAATTGGGACGGGGGATAAGCGGATCGTTCAACAGGGGAATCACCGACTCTACCCCTCTTCCGGTCACAAACACCAGTTGTATATTGGTATGCTGCTTAATGAGTCTATATAAACGAAGCCGATTTTCCATACTTCCACCCAAAAATGTTCCATCTAAATCTGTCGCTAATAGCATCATATCATATTCCTTTCTAGTAATTTAAATTCTGAAGTCACGGCCATATGGTTGTAAAGAACCCGATAAGCCGTATTAATAATGGGCATATTAAGCCCTAAATTTTTCGCTGTTTCATAAAGTCCCTGCGTGGCCGCATAGCCCTCGGCAACCATAGACATCGCATTCTGCGTCTGTTCTACGCTGTAGCCTCGCCCAATGAGCTCCCCGAAGCTTCGGTTTCTGCTGTGTGGCGAGTAAGCGGTTACCAATAGATCGCCCAAATAGCTGGAGCAGGCAATACGCTGATCGTCCACGTGCAGGCCTTTGAGTAAAAGCTCTAGCTCATAAATAGCGTTGGCCACCAAAACAGCCATGAAATTATCACCATACTGAAGACCTTTGGCCATGCCGCACACCAGTCCCACCACATTCTTATAGATGGCCGCATACTCAATACCGGCAATATCATCGTGTAGGTTGATCGCGAGGTAGCGGCTACGGAAACAGGGCTTCAACTGCTCAAGAAATGCATCGTTCGCGGAGCATATCGTCATATACGTTTTCTTGCCCATACCGATTTCTTCGGCATGACATGGACCAGCCAACACCGCTTGGCGTGAGGCGGGAATACCGAAATAATTCGACACAAAGGCCGACGGCAAAACATTGTCCTTGCCTACCGTCCCTTTTATGGAAGTAATAACCTGCTTATCCTGCATTATAGCCGGATCAATCGATGAACAAAGAGCTGGAAAATGGGCGCTGGGAACAACAAATAGTATAGTTGGGGATTGTTGCAAAACATGGTCTAAATCTGCGGATGCCGTTAGATATTGGGTATCTAGTTTTACGAAGCTCAGATAATCGGGATTCATACCCTGATCGTTGATGGCCTCTACCTGTACCTGTCGCCGTAAGTACCAGTGTACATGCACTTTATTTTCTGTCAAAATTTTCACTAAAGCAGTGGCCCAGCTGCCGCCGCCTATCACACTTATTTCTGTCAAATCATTGCTTTTTATTTGGGAGCTTCATAGGTTCTTCGCTCACCTGTTATCTAATACGATACAAATATAGTAAAAATAAACTAATAAGCAAAATAAAATCCAAATTAAAGCGCTTTTAGCTTTCCCACTATGCATGAAAAAACTATATTTGCGCTAAGATATCATGCGCTGAGGCGCCTCGCTTTCTTGATCAGAACATATGCAAAAAGCCCCATCTCCTACATCTGGAAAGTTCGTTATTTTGGGATTCTTCCTCTTGCTTATTTTGTTGCTTCTTGGCCGTGAGTTTCTGGTTGCACAAAACCCAGAACTACCAACACAGCCCCCTGCGCATTTTCCTAGTTATGTGGATACGACGGTAGGCAGCGTGCAAGGCGCCACACTGGGCAGGATGCTCTTTAACGATCCGCTACTATCCCGGCACCAACAAATTTCCTGCGCGTCCTGTCACCAGCAATCATCATCCTACGCCGACGCCAGCAAACAGTTTAGCGAGGGTGATCTGCACCGTAAGACCCTTAGAAATGCACCCGCACTGATCAACCTTCGCTGGAAGCAGTATTTCTTCGCCGACGGCCGGGCCAATAGTTTAGCCGCTACCATACATAATGCCGTGCTGGATACAAACGAACTGAACAGTAACTGGCCACTTATTGTAGAACGCATGGCAGCACATCCGGTGTATACGACCAAATTCCAAAGACTATATGCCGACGGGCAAATAAACGAGGAAAGGATTGTTCAGGTATTAACCCAATATCTTCAAACCCTGAACTCTTGGCGCAGCACCTATGACGAGGTGATGCTGGGAAGGCAACAGTTTAACGCGGCGGAAAAGCTAGGTTGGAACTTGTTTCAGCAGGAATGCCAATCTTGCCATGTGCCTCCACTGTTTCATGGCGCAGCACCAATCACCAGGGTGGAATCAGCGGATCAATCAACGCCTACTCCGTGGCGTAGCGTTCCTACGCTACGAAATATACGCTATACAGCGCCCTACTATTACGATGGATCGGTACAAACACTCGAAGAACTTCTGCAAACGCATGTCTTAAAAACGGGCCATGGGCAAGGCCAACAAAGAAGTGGGCAAGATGTTGCGGCACTTAAAGCTTTCTTACATAGTCTTTCCGATGCTGCTTTCATCAACAGCAACAGCTATTAATCGAACTTTACTTTTTAATCACCAGGCGAACACGATATTTCTCGCTATCCGATTTGGGTTTGTCTTTAATGGGATATGGCGATAAGCTCACTAAACGATAGGTGTATCCATTAAAAACGGCGGACTTCGCATAGTTTTTGTCGATTATATTTTCGGTGGACAGCAGCAGCGCCTGCGGACGCGTATAGGTGCCCATGGCGGTCAGCTCCACAGCCCCCACTCCTGCCCAAAAGCACTGCACGCCCTTCGGGCAACGGCTATCTTCCAATACGCGGACAAAAGATAGATTTACCTGTTCCTTCTCCAGAAACAGGTTTTGCCCTTCCTCCAAAACCAGCTCGGTACTATCTTGATTGCTCGAGATCACAGAAGATTTAAAACGCTGCGACCGACAAGCGGACAGTCCGGCAACGATGATGATAATGACGATGAGTTTGCGCATAACCAATACTACGAAAATAACAGACAACTTGCTACAATACCGTGGTAATAAGAAGATGAAGGCCACAATCGACCGTCGAGCAACATAGGTTCATCAGCATATAGCTATCCTAAAAAATCAAAAAAATTTTTATTACCAATATATATCCCTATACTTGTTGCATATACTTTAGGGGTGTCTGTCATAACAGGCTGAGATTTTACCCTTGGAACCTGATCTAGTTCATACTAGCGTAGGGAAAAGTAGGTGCACTTCTTTTAGGCTCTTCTATGGGTCGCTGTGGGCATACCTAAAGTATTTTTTTATAGAAAATACGTAGGATATGCAGATAAAAATCAACAATCAACATCATCAATTGCAGGAGCCGTTTCCCGCTTCGCTACAAGAAGCGCTAGACCTGCTCGTACCCGATCTAAAACCCAAGGGCATTGCCGTGGCCTTGAACCAACAGGTTATTCCACGCGCATCCTGGGCGCTTACCGCCCTCCCCGATCAAGCAGAATTATTGATAATCACCGCCACACAAGGCGGCTAACCTTTCTATAACCATGGATCAGCAAACACAACAACTTTCCACGGCCCCTTTTCCCAAATCACGCAAAGTGTACGTACAGGGCCAGCAATTTCCCATTCGCGTCGCCATGCGCGAGATCAGTCTCGATAAAACACGATTGAGCAATGGGCAGCTGGAAGAGAACAGCCCCGTGACGGTGTATGACACCTCAGGACCATACAGTGACCCCAGTGTCGAAATCGATATCCGCAAGGGACTGCCGCGCATCCGCGAGCAGTGGATCCTTGATCGCAGCGATGTCGATCAACTCAAAGCCGTAAGCTCTACCTATGGCCACGAACGACTGCATAACAAAAGCCTTGATCACCTGCGTTTCGACTATCAGCATAGCCCCAAACGGGCAAAATCAGGACATAATGTTAGTCAGCTTTACTATGCCAAGCAAGGTATTGTTACTGCAGAAATGGAATATGTGGCGATACGCGAAAATCAACGTATCCAAGAGAGCAGCTTAGCCGAAGATCCGCTGGCGGTGCAGCATCCGGGCCATAGCTTCGGCGCCAACACGCCTAAAAATTATATTACCGCAGAATTTGTACGGCAAGAGATTGCCGCAGGGCGAGCCATCATTCCCAACAACATCAATCACCCGGAAAGCGAGCCCATGATTATCGGTCGCAATTTCCTAGTCAAGATCAATGCCAACATCGGCAATAGCGCCGTTACTTCGAGCATCGAGGAAGAAGTAGAAAAAGCCGTGTGGGCCTGCCGCTGGGGAGCCGATACCATTATGGATCTATCCACTGGAAAGAACATCCATGAAACGCGGGAATGGATACTGCGCAACTCGCCGGTTCCTATCGGCACAGTGCCCATCTACCAGGCGCTGGAAAAAGTCAACGGCATTGCCGAAAACCTTACTTGGGAAATCTTCCGCGATACCCTTATTGAGCAAGCCGAGCAGGGCGTCTCCTACTTCACGATCCATGCCGGCGTACTGCTGCGCTACATACACCTCACCGCCAAACGCGTGACAGGTATTGTGTCGCGCGGAGGATCCATCATGGCCAAATGGTGTCTTTTTCACCACCAAGAAAATTTCCTATACACCCATTTCGAAGAGATATGCGCGATCATGAAACAATATGACGTCGCCTTTTCTTTGGGCGACGGGCTGCGTCCCGGCGCAATAGCCGACGCCAACGATGCGGCACAGTTTGCCGAGCTGGAAACCTTGGGCGAGCTAACCAAGATCGCCTGGAAGCACGATGTGCAGGTGATGATCGAAGGCCCCGGACATGTGCCCATGCACCTCATCAAAGAAAATATGGAGAAGCAGCTGGAAACCTGCGATGAAGCTCCTTTCTACACGCTGGGTCCACTAACCACGGATATCGCCCCCGGCTACGACCACATCACCTCGGCCATTGGCGCTGCCATGATCGGCTGGTATGGCTGTGCCATGCTCTGCTATGTAACGCCAAAAGAGCATTTGGGACTTCCCAATAAGAAAGACGTGAAGGACGGCGTTATTACCTATAAAATAGCGGCCCATGCTGCCGATCTGGCCAAAGGCCATCCCGGCGCACAATACCGCGACAATGCCCTCAGTAAAGCACGATTCGAATTTCGATGGGAAGATCAATTCAACCTATCGTTGGATCCGGACACGGCACGCGAGTTTCACGATGAGACACTACCTGCAGAAGGCGCGAAAATTGCCCACTTCTGCTCCATGTGCGGACCAAAATTCTGCTCGATGAAAATTACCCAAGAGATCCGCGACAGCGTCGCGGAGGGATTGCAAGAAAAATCGGCTGAATTTATCCAAAGCGGCAAAGAAATATACCTGTAGCTATGCACATCATCACGCTGGGAAATACCACAAAGGAAGAAATAGCCCTGTTGAAAAAGTTGATCGCTTGGCCGGGTGTGTATGTGCATGTCCGCAAGCCCGATCTAAGCGAAGCACAGTATGCACAGTATCTAACTGCTTTTTCAATAGACGAACGGCAATCACTCGTTGCCCATCAATACCCCACACTGTCTATGGACCATGGGCTGCCGCGCCTGCATCTTTCTGCTACACGCAGAAACAGCCTATCGGCGCAGGAGCTACGTTTGTATGCAAGCAGCTCGACGCATAGTTGGGGGGAATTCAATGAGCTTCCCTCCTCCTTTGAAATGGCCTTCATCAGCCCGGTATTTCCCAGTATCTCCAAAAAGGGATATGGGATCGAACAGCAGGTATCTCCTTCGGGACGACAAAACCGGATAAGCAAAGCCATTGCCCTCGGCGGACTAAATGCAGCGCGAATAGCCCATATGAGGCAACATGATTTTGACGACTTTGCGCTCTGTGGCGCCCTTTGGGAAGCTGCAGATCCGCTTCTGGAAGCCAAGCTATGCTATCAGCAATGGACAAACAATCACCTTACTTTTTAATATGCATTACAGCCGTTTACAATATATATCATCCGGTAAAACAACCGAAGAACAGCAACAGCACATTGTGTCTGCGCTTGATCAAGGCGTTTCTTGGATACAGATACGAATGAAAAACGCCGACGAGGACAGCCTCCGCAGGCTTATCCATAACATCGTTGCGCTGAAGCAAACATATACCTTTACCTTGATCGTCAACGACTATGCCCACTTGGCATTGGAAGTCGGCGTAGATGGCCTTCACCTCGGGTTAACGGATATGCCCTTGGCCGAGGCTAGAGCGCTTTTAGGCCCTCAAAAAATTATCGGCGGCACAGCGAACAGCGCGAGCGATGTGCAGCAGCGCATACAGGAGGGCTGCGACTACATCGGTCTGGGGCCGCTGCGCCACACCGATAGCAAAGAGAAGCTCAGCCCGATACTGGGTTTGGAGGGCTATCGATCCATCATGACGCATGTCGATGCCTCATCATTGCCGCCGGTCTTCGCCATCGGCGGCATCAAGGACAGCGACATCAAAGCCCTCCGACAGCTTGGCCTCTATGGTGTAGCCCTCTCCAAGCATATGCAGGATCATTTTGAAAACAAACAACATGTTAAACAGCTAAACACCTTATTATATGAACACGAAATTGACCATCGCGGATAGAACTTTCGACTCGAGATTATTTCTGGGTACTGGAAAATTTGGATCAGCGGCGCTGATGGAATCCGCTATTCATGCTTCCAAAACCGAAATGGTGACGGTAGCCTTGAAGCGCATCGACTTAGAGACCAACACCGACGAGCTCTTGGCACACATCCCCCAACAGCGTATACAACTCTTGCCCAATACCTCTGGAGCACGCACAGCAAAAGAGGCGGTATTGGCAGCCGAGCTTGCGCGCGAGGCGATGGAAACCAACTTTATCAAGCTGGAAATACATCCCGATCCGAAATACCTGCTCCCCGACCCCATCGAAACGCTGCATGCCTGCGAAGCCCTAGCCAAAGCAGGATTCGTGGTATTGCCCTATATCCATGCAGACCCCGTGTTATGCAAAAGATTGGAAGATGTCGGCACCGCCGCCGTCATGCCCTTAGGCTCGCCCATAGGGAGTAACCAAGGCTTAAAGACCGTGGACTTCCTCGAAATCATCATCGCACAGAGTGCCGTCCCTGTTATCGTCGATGCCGGTATTGGCGCGCCATCCGACGCCGCCAAGGCTATGGAAATAGGGGCCGACGCCGTACTGGTGAATACCGCCATCGCTACCGCCCATGATCCTGCCATGGTAGCCGAAGCATTTGCGCTCGCCGTCCACGCCGGACGCTTGGCCTATCAAGCCAAGCTACGCCAAGGTAGCGCGCAGGCGTCTGCAAGCAGTCCATTGACCAACTTTCTAAACACATCCTACCCGCATGCCTAATTCATTTAAGGAGGTCTTCGACCAATACCAGTGGGAAGACGTGAAAAGTCGAATAGCGCAAAGCAACAGCAAAGATGTGCAACGTGCGCTAAGCAAGAGTCAACGTGATCTAGACGACTTTATGGCCTTGCTATCGCCAGCGGCCAAGCCTTTCCTCGAGGAAATGGCGCAACAATCGCAACAGCTGACCATGCAACGTTTTGGCAAAAACATACAAATGTATGCGCCGCTTTACCTCAGCAACGAATGCCATAACATATGCACCTATTGTGGCTTCAGTATGGATAACAAGATCAGGCGCCGCACCCTGTCGGATGCCGAGATCAAGCTAGAGGGACTGGCGCTGCGCGATATGGGTTTCCAGCATGTGTTGCTGGTATCTGGCGAAGCCAACCATACGGTAAACACCGCCTATTTCCTCAACGCCATCCAACAGCTGGGCAAGCTCTTTCCGCAAGTATCCATCGAGGTGCAGCCCTTGGAGCGGGAAGACTACCTCGCCCTGC
This genomic window contains:
- the ggpS gene encoding glucosylglycerol-phosphate synthase, with the translated sequence MMLLATDLDGTFLGGSMENRLRLYRLIKQHTNIQLVFVTGRGVESVIPLLNDPLIPRPNYIIADVGATVVNGLTLEPVAAIQTDIEARWPSTYAIREKVLEVASVTFQEVPQQRRCSFFYDAEANLDAIYKVAESFDCDVITSVDKYLDLLPRGVNKGSTLKALVEHLHVDADDVLVAGDTLNDLSLYRTGYKGVVVGQAEAGLIEQTANDALVYQATEAGAGGIMESFAHFPSFTKYAEEMRKRKMLQQKKGSNQLVVVYHRLPFEQELVNGKSIRVSPKSPNGIIPSLLGLFEKGRSGIWIGEEVQHKDRPEVPNELIDEDKYPNLVASTISLPKEDIDKFYRVFSKEAFWPTIFSFVDKAKFNHDDWEHYLKINRIFAERIAKEADQDALVWIHEYNLWMVPAYLKALRPDLRIGFFHHTSFPAADIFNIIPWRKEIIGSLLLCDFISFHIPRYVENFIDVLRSHTPFKVIKKINAAKQFLTYSCALGVDQMTKIIEIDGRQIRLGAQPVGVNMEKVESILKKSDIRKKIERALVKKSGQEMSTILSVERLDYVKGPLEKIQAFGEFLEEYPEYRGKVELVNICTPPSQGMKIYDDIRDEVNRAVGEINGRFATMDWVPIQYFYRALPFEEVVSLYASSDIAWITPLRDGLNLVAKEYVAAQGIIGGDGALVLSEFAGASVELPYAILTNPYDTKSMKESLLKALLMPEDERAARIKRLYDQVKYYDIHYWGKDFVKELEKARKN
- a CDS encoding thioredoxin family protein → MKKLITGLFILFFACAWSAAEAQTAAVAKSQELAKPYHPEANAQADIDSLLQIAKKDGKTLIIQAGGNWCIWCLRFNNYIHSDAKISALLESDFLYYHLNYSKENKNEAVFKRYAPQGGSLGYPFFIVLNGQGEVLAVRDSGSLEAGESYDQSKVLAFFNSYKR
- a CDS encoding DoxX family protein gives rise to the protein MKIVKFIFSLLFGLMFINAGLSKFFNYMPMPELTPEQMEIFAAMEKLKWITPLAGLVEIIGGLLFIFPRTRALGAIVILPVMVGIVVHNYTFEPSGLAIALPLLLINIWMIIDNRAKFQHLLDKN
- a CDS encoding S9 family peptidase — encoded protein: MRKLCTVLLASIYFVAPAQEQKKQHDKANYGLAAKFSPTKLQNLIFSTDVRPNWINHSDRFWYEYRTSTGKKWYVVDPQAKSRQVLFDNADLAAQVTKIVKNPFDAQHLALENLEFTDDEKRIRFEVKSSKDTVKNKEEIAKLKNKSDTLKKKVFYLEYDLATKQVKELDESSKEKAKPYWASLSPDTSRVFFAKNYNLYWMDKENFAKAIKDDKDSTIVEHQFTTDGVQHYAWGGDQYSTTTGGDKEDDETKKRQPVRLLWSPNGQHFVLTRKDNRHLSPLWVINNVGQQRPTLETYKYLMPGETDSTEVDMYLFNAQDLSSKKIAVNAFKNQTVGIYNKDADKSSYKGKYYISYWLGDNEEFYINRSSRDLKRIDIVSVNINGQTRSLVEERSNVYLDIKKPYFIKNGSQFIHWSQRDGWGHFYLYNKDGKLVKQLTKGEFNCNDVTGFDAATQQFTFTANGKERNEDPYYLHHYALPIAGGEPKLLNKGDFDNQVEVSESGKYFINNSSRVNSVPQSNLYSSSGQLIMKLEEADLDLLFAAGYKFPEPFKVKAGDGITDLYGVMYKPFDFDSTQVYPIVEYVYPGPQTEAVNKAFGRSMDRIDRLAQMGFIVITVGNRGGHPDRSKWYHTYGYGNLRDYGLEDKKVAAEQLANRYDFIDINRVGITGHSGGGFMSTAAMLVYPDFFKVAVSGAGNHENNIYNRWWSERHHGVAEKVSAKGDTTFSYQIEKNTELAKNLKGKLLIATGDIDNNVHPANSIRMAEALIKANKRFDFVLLPGQRHGFGNMTEYFFWKMADYFAEHLLGDSNRDQVDITEINKEQPLRR
- a CDS encoding GNAT family N-acetyltransferase, yielding MEDLVIEQVTAAVTWRLRQVVLYPAGTLADVMIDGDFEATHFGAYHDNKLIGVISLFAAGDGLQFRKFAVRADYQGKGVGTALLRRVFAYAKEWKIASIWCHARLSAVSYYERVGMRQVGIPFERNGLGYVRMAVAI
- a CDS encoding NAD(P)H-dependent glycerol-3-phosphate dehydrogenase; translated protein: MTEISVIGGGSWATALVKILTENKVHVHWYLRRQVQVEAINDQGMNPDYLSFVKLDTQYLTASADLDHVLQQSPTILFVVPSAHFPALCSSIDPAIMQDKQVITSIKGTVGKDNVLPSAFVSNYFGIPASRQAVLAGPCHAEEIGMGKKTYMTICSANDAFLEQLKPCFRSRYLAINLHDDIAGIEYAAIYKNVVGLVCGMAKGLQYGDNFMAVLVANAIYELELLLKGLHVDDQRIACSSYLGDLLVTAYSPHSRNRSFGELIGRGYSVEQTQNAMSMVAEGYAATQGLYETAKNLGLNMPIINTAYRVLYNHMAVTSEFKLLERNMI
- the thiS gene encoding sulfur carrier protein ThiS, producing MQIKINNQHHQLQEPFPASLQEALDLLVPDLKPKGIAVALNQQVIPRASWALTALPDQAELLIITATQGG
- a CDS encoding cytochrome-c peroxidase, yielding MQKAPSPTSGKFVILGFFLLLILLLLGREFLVAQNPELPTQPPAHFPSYVDTTVGSVQGATLGRMLFNDPLLSRHQQISCASCHQQSSSYADASKQFSEGDLHRKTLRNAPALINLRWKQYFFADGRANSLAATIHNAVLDTNELNSNWPLIVERMAAHPVYTTKFQRLYADGQINEERIVQVLTQYLQTLNSWRSTYDEVMLGRQQFNAAEKLGWNLFQQECQSCHVPPLFHGAAPITRVESADQSTPTPWRSVPTLRNIRYTAPYYYDGSVQTLEELLQTHVLKTGHGQGQQRSGQDVAALKAFLHSLSDAAFINSNSY